One stretch of Phaeobacter inhibens DSM 16374 DNA includes these proteins:
- a CDS encoding DnaA N-terminal domain-containing protein: MLASKPVGRQAAALKYDILTALGTYALSLEKGAQRLVLRFMTLMTARYNWQRNELAVGQREIARMWSVDERTVKREMAKLRAIGWLVVKRQGARGRVTEYGFDLECILEDTRGCWVAVGPDFDHRMRGNDTPEKNVVPLMSGTAAPAPDISDGSEWSLAKAVLHQEDPATYSAWIQALTRESRAGGRLILRAPSRFHGNYVTAHLQERLLAACHDIDADVDQLTILS, from the coding sequence ATGCTTGCCAGTAAACCCGTCGGGCGACAGGCCGCGGCATTGAAATATGATATCCTCACGGCGTTGGGGACCTATGCCCTCTCGCTGGAGAAGGGGGCCCAGCGTCTCGTTCTGCGCTTCATGACGCTGATGACTGCGCGCTATAATTGGCAACGCAATGAGTTGGCCGTAGGGCAGCGTGAGATTGCCCGGATGTGGTCAGTCGATGAACGCACGGTCAAACGGGAGATGGCCAAGTTGCGGGCAATCGGCTGGCTTGTGGTCAAACGGCAGGGCGCGCGGGGCCGCGTTACCGAATATGGTTTCGATCTGGAGTGCATCCTTGAGGATACGCGCGGATGTTGGGTCGCGGTTGGTCCAGATTTTGATCACCGGATGCGTGGCAACGACACGCCTGAGAAAAACGTGGTGCCTCTGATGTCAGGGACAGCGGCACCGGCTCCAGATATCAGCGATGGCAGCGAGTGGAGCTTGGCAAAGGCCGTTCTGCATCAGGAGGACCCGGCCACCTATTCGGCATGGATACAGGCGCTCACGCGAGAGAGCAGGGCAGGGGGCCGGTTGATCCTGCGCGCACCAAGCCGGTTTCATGGCAACTATGTCACCGCGCATCTACAGGAGAGGCTGCTGGCGGCCTGTCATGATATCGACGCGGATGTGGATCAGCTGACGATCCTGTCCTAG
- a CDS encoding ABC transporter permease, whose translation MTSFKSLMQPHRLVLIALFAALVVWCAVSLRWDWIPTYAPLALEGLWTTIWILVVTSILGFALAVPLGLAQAVGPWYLSTPARIFCTVIRGTPLLLQIWLLYYGLGSLFPQFPWIRSSELWPYLRQAWPYAVLALTLSYAGYEGEVMRGAFSGVAKGQLEAAKAYGMPRLTMFRRIWLPQAVRNVLPTLGGETILQLKATPLVATITVLDIYAVSSRVRSDTFIVYEPLLLLALVYMAIAGVITLAFKRFEDRVPQRR comes from the coding sequence ATGACCTCCTTTAAATCCCTGATGCAACCTCATCGGCTGGTGCTGATAGCCCTGTTCGCAGCCTTGGTTGTCTGGTGCGCGGTTTCCCTACGCTGGGACTGGATTCCAACCTATGCGCCGCTGGCGCTGGAAGGATTGTGGACCACGATCTGGATCCTTGTTGTCACCAGTATCCTTGGCTTTGCACTGGCGGTGCCTCTTGGCCTCGCTCAGGCCGTTGGCCCGTGGTACCTCTCGACGCCGGCGCGCATCTTCTGCACCGTCATCCGGGGCACACCATTGCTGCTGCAGATCTGGCTACTCTACTACGGGCTGGGGTCGCTGTTTCCGCAGTTCCCCTGGATCCGCTCCAGCGAGCTGTGGCCCTACCTAAGGCAGGCCTGGCCATATGCCGTTCTGGCCCTCACACTCTCCTATGCCGGTTATGAGGGCGAGGTTATGCGCGGGGCCTTCTCAGGCGTTGCCAAGGGCCAGCTGGAGGCGGCCAAAGCTTACGGTATGCCGCGTCTGACCATGTTCCGCAGGATCTGGCTGCCGCAGGCTGTCCGTAACGTTCTGCCCACACTTGGCGGCGAAACCATCCTTCAGCTGAAGGCGACACCGCTGGTGGCAACCATTACCGTTCTGGACATCTACGCAGTCTCCTCCCGGGTGCGGTCTGACACGTTCATCGTCTATGAGCCGCTGTTGCTGCTGGCGTTGGTCTATATGGCCATCGCAGGGGTGATCACATTGGCCTTCAAACGATTTGAGGATCGGGTACCACAGCGTCGCTGA